Proteins encoded within one genomic window of Flavobacterium gilvum:
- the hisH gene encoding imidazole glycerol phosphate synthase subunit HisH has protein sequence MKIVIINYGAGNIQSIMFAIERLGFKAVLSNNPEEIKAADKVIFPGVGEASYAMMMLKKSGLDTLIPTLKQPVLGICLGMQLMCNKSEEGNTEGLGIFDVNVIKFSPKVKVPQMGWNTIYNLKSDLFKGIAENEYMYLVHSFYAPICKETIATTDYENEYSSALENDNFYGTQFHPEKSGDVGEKILGNFLKL, from the coding sequence ATGAAAATAGTAATCATAAATTACGGAGCAGGAAATATTCAAAGCATAATGTTTGCCATCGAAAGATTGGGATTTAAAGCAGTTTTGAGCAATAATCCTGAAGAAATTAAAGCGGCAGACAAAGTGATTTTTCCGGGAGTGGGAGAGGCAAGTTATGCGATGATGATGCTCAAAAAAAGTGGATTGGATACGTTGATTCCCACGTTGAAACAACCCGTTTTGGGAATCTGCTTGGGAATGCAGTTGATGTGCAACAAGTCGGAAGAAGGAAACACGGAAGGTTTGGGTATTTTTGATGTGAATGTTATCAAATTTTCTCCCAAAGTAAAAGTGCCTCAAATGGGTTGGAACACCATTTACAACTTAAAATCGGATTTATTCAAAGGAATTGCCGAAAACGAATACATGTATTTGGTACATAGTTTTTATGCACCAATTTGCAAAGAAACCATCGCTACAACTGATTATGAAAATGAATATTCATCAGCTTTAGAAAACGATAATTTCTACGGAACCCAATTTCACCCCGAGAAAAGCGGTGATGTGGGAGAAAAAATCCTTGGGAATTTTTTGAAGTTGTAA
- the hisB gene encoding bifunctional histidinol-phosphatase/imidazoleglycerol-phosphate dehydratase HisB, with protein MKKVLFIDRDGTIVLEPEGYQLDSLEKLEFYPKAFQYLAKIAKEMDYELVMVTNQDGLGTNSFPEDTFWPTQNFILRAFENEGVLFDDIFIDRSFPEDNAPTRKPRTGMLTKYIDNPNYDLTNSFVLGDRITDVELAKNLGAKAIFLKAEEDLGVAEISSKKEELDEVIVLQSTDWKTIYEFLKLEARSASISRKTNETDIYINLNLDGTGKSKIETGIAFFDHMLDQIARHGQMDLEILVKGDLEVDEHHTIEDTAIALGEVFAKALGNKLGIERYGFCLPMDDCLSQVAIDFGGRNWLVWETEFKREMVGKMPTEMFYHFFKSFSDGAKANINIKAEGTNEHHKIEAIFKAFAKAIKVAVKRDTEKMILPSTKGML; from the coding sequence ATGAAGAAAGTACTTTTTATAGATCGTGACGGAACGATAGTTTTAGAACCGGAAGGATATCAATTAGACAGTTTAGAAAAACTGGAATTTTACCCAAAAGCGTTTCAGTATTTGGCAAAAATCGCCAAAGAAATGGATTACGAATTGGTTATGGTAACCAATCAGGATGGGTTGGGAACTAATAGTTTTCCGGAAGATACATTTTGGCCAACGCAAAACTTTATTTTAAGAGCTTTTGAAAATGAAGGCGTTCTTTTTGATGATATTTTTATCGACCGTTCTTTTCCCGAAGACAATGCACCAACCCGCAAGCCAAGAACCGGAATGCTGACGAAATATATTGATAATCCTAATTACGATTTGACGAATTCTTTTGTTCTTGGTGATAGAATTACCGATGTAGAATTGGCTAAAAACTTGGGTGCAAAAGCCATTTTCCTAAAAGCTGAAGAAGATTTGGGAGTAGCCGAAATCTCAAGTAAAAAAGAAGAACTAGACGAAGTAATTGTATTGCAATCAACCGATTGGAAAACTATTTATGAGTTTTTAAAACTCGAAGCGCGTTCGGCATCGATTTCAAGAAAAACCAATGAAACCGATATTTACATCAACCTAAACCTTGACGGAACTGGAAAAAGTAAAATCGAAACCGGAATTGCATTTTTCGATCACATGCTTGACCAAATCGCGCGCCACGGACAAATGGATTTGGAAATTTTGGTAAAAGGTGATTTAGAAGTAGATGAACACCACACGATTGAAGATACAGCAATTGCTTTGGGAGAAGTTTTTGCCAAAGCATTAGGAAATAAATTAGGCATTGAGCGTTATGGTTTCTGTTTGCCAATGGACGATTGTTTGTCGCAAGTAGCCATTGATTTTGGAGGCAGAAACTGGTTGGTTTGGGAAACCGAATTCAAACGCGAAATGGTGGGCAAAATGCCAACGGAAATGTTCTATCATTTCTTTAAATCGTTCTCTGACGGAGCCAAAGCCAACATCAATATCAAAGCAGAAGGAACCAACGAACATCACAAAATCGAAGCTATCTTTAAAGCTTTTGCAAAAGCGATAAAAGTAGCCGTAAAACGTGACACAGAGAAGATGATTTTACCAAGTACGAAAGGGATGCTATAA
- the hisC gene encoding histidinol-phosphate transaminase, translated as MKFDINTITRDNVKVLKPYSSARDEFEDFDTADMVFLDANENPYNSGVNRYPDPQQASVKSILAKQHNRSQNQMLLGNGSDEVLDLIFRAFCEPKKDNVITLPPTYGMYGVLANINAIENREVLLSTDFQPQIDKIFKAIDDNTKMIFLCSPNNPTGNSFSEESVVTLLEKFKGLIVIDEAYIDFSEKESWLKKIDQYPNLIITQTLSKAYGLAGIRLGICYASAEIISVLNKIKPPYNVNELTQKRALERLNDTKAIKHEIESIIEQREKLLKVLLEVSFVKKIYPTEANFVLIKVDDANKRYDDLIAKGIVIRNRTTQPLCENTLRLTIGTEEENKKLIEALKA; from the coding sequence ATGAAATTCGACATAAATACAATAACACGTGATAATGTAAAAGTTTTAAAGCCTTATTCGTCTGCAAGAGATGAATTTGAGGATTTTGACACCGCCGATATGGTTTTTTTGGATGCTAATGAAAATCCTTATAACAGCGGTGTAAATCGTTATCCTGACCCGCAACAGGCTTCGGTAAAAAGTATATTAGCAAAGCAACATAACAGGAGTCAAAACCAAATGCTCCTTGGAAACGGAAGTGATGAAGTTTTGGATTTGATTTTCAGGGCATTTTGTGAACCAAAAAAAGACAATGTAATCACATTGCCGCCAACTTACGGAATGTATGGCGTTTTGGCTAATATTAATGCGATAGAAAACAGAGAAGTATTGCTTTCAACGGATTTTCAGCCTCAAATTGATAAAATCTTCAAAGCGATTGATGACAATACCAAAATGATTTTTCTTTGTTCGCCAAATAACCCAACCGGAAATTCCTTTTCGGAAGAAAGCGTAGTTACTTTATTGGAAAAATTCAAAGGTTTAATTGTGATTGATGAAGCCTATATTGACTTTTCAGAAAAAGAAAGTTGGTTGAAAAAAATAGATCAATATCCAAATTTAATTATCACTCAGACGTTGTCAAAAGCCTATGGTTTGGCCGGAATTAGATTGGGAATTTGTTATGCATCGGCAGAAATAATTTCGGTTTTAAACAAAATAAAACCACCGTATAATGTAAACGAATTAACTCAAAAAAGAGCTTTGGAAAGGTTAAACGACACTAAAGCTATAAAACATGAAATAGAATCAATTATTGAGCAAAGAGAAAAGTTACTTAAAGTATTACTTGAGGTGTCTTTTGTGAAAAAAATCTATCCAACTGAGGCTAATTTTGTTTTAATAAAAGTGGATGATGCCAATAAGAGATACGATGATTTAATTGCCAAAGGAATTGTAATCCGAAACAGAACTACACAGCCGCTTTGTGAAAATACTTTGCGTTTGACTATCGGGACAGAAGAAGAAAATAAAAAATTAATTGAAGCATTAAAAGCTTAA
- the hisD gene encoding histidinol dehydrogenase, whose product MKKIYNPKPETWSAILERPTKTVDDIEATVKGIFKEVQTKGDFAVAKYTSLFDGVSVPELEVSQTEIATAIATISNELKEAIQLAKSNIKKFHAAQKTNRITVETTEGVNCWQEKRPIQKIGLYIPGGTAPLFSTVLMLAVPANIAGCSEIVLCSPPDKNGNINPAILYAAYLCGVTKILKVGGIQAIAGMTFGTVSIPKVYKIFGPGNQFVTVAKQLATQFGVAIDMPAGPSELLIVADDTANAAFVASDLLSQAEHGTDSQVILVSTSKQLIDEVEKEVQSQIEVLPRKAIAEKAIANSKLIYVENDKIALELIDEYGPEHFIICTKDEDFYVNNIGNAGSVFIGNYTPESAGDYASGTNHTLPTNGYAKNYSGVNLDSFTKSMTFQKISEKGIQNIGPAIEIMAEAEGLQAHKNAVTLRLESCKVS is encoded by the coding sequence ATGAAAAAAATATACAATCCAAAACCGGAAACTTGGTCAGCCATTTTGGAAAGACCAACCAAAACAGTTGACGATATCGAAGCAACTGTAAAAGGAATTTTCAAGGAAGTACAAACCAAAGGAGATTTTGCTGTGGCAAAATATACATCTCTTTTTGATGGAGTTTCAGTTCCTGAATTGGAAGTTTCACAAACCGAAATAGCAACTGCAATTGCGACTATTTCCAATGAATTAAAAGAAGCGATTCAATTAGCCAAATCGAATATTAAGAAATTCCACGCTGCGCAAAAAACAAATCGCATTACCGTTGAAACCACCGAAGGCGTAAACTGCTGGCAGGAAAAAAGACCTATTCAAAAAATTGGTTTATACATTCCCGGCGGAACCGCTCCTTTGTTTTCGACTGTATTAATGCTTGCAGTTCCTGCTAATATTGCAGGCTGTAGCGAAATAGTTTTGTGTTCGCCTCCGGATAAAAACGGAAACATCAATCCCGCTATTTTGTATGCCGCTTATTTATGTGGTGTTACAAAAATCCTTAAAGTAGGAGGGATTCAAGCCATTGCCGGAATGACTTTCGGAACGGTTAGCATTCCAAAAGTGTATAAAATTTTCGGCCCAGGAAATCAATTTGTTACTGTTGCCAAGCAATTAGCTACGCAATTTGGTGTTGCAATCGATATGCCGGCAGGCCCATCAGAATTGTTAATTGTTGCCGACGATACTGCCAATGCTGCTTTTGTTGCTTCCGATTTACTTTCTCAAGCTGAACACGGAACAGACAGTCAGGTAATTTTAGTTTCGACTTCCAAGCAATTGATTGATGAAGTAGAAAAAGAAGTACAATCACAAATAGAAGTCCTCCCTAGAAAAGCAATTGCCGAAAAAGCCATTGCAAATTCAAAATTGATTTATGTTGAAAATGATAAAATTGCATTGGAATTAATCGACGAATACGGACCGGAACACTTTATTATTTGTACCAAAGACGAAGATTTTTATGTAAATAATATTGGTAACGCTGGTTCTGTTTTCATAGGAAACTATACTCCCGAAAGTGCAGGAGATTACGCATCTGGAACCAATCATACTTTACCGACGAATGGTTACGCCAAAAATTACAGTGGTGTAAACCTTGATAGTTTTACCAAATCGATGACTTTTCAAAAAATATCAGAAAAAGGAATCCAAAACATTGGTCCGGCCATCGAAATTATGGCTGAAGCTGAAGGATTACAAGCACATAAGAATGCAGTTACTTTGAGGTTAGAATCCTGCAAAGTTTCATAA
- the hisG gene encoding ATP phosphoribosyltransferase, with product MSTLKIAIQKSGRLNEESIQILKDCGISIDNGNDQLKADATNFPLEVLYLRNSDIPQYLIDGVVDIAIVGDNLLIEKGKHIKVIQKLGFSKCKVSVAVPKTFEYNSIKDLEGMRIATSYPNTVIEYFSSFGMNVDIHQISGSVEIAPNIGLADAIVDIVSSGSTLFKNNLKEVEVILKSEAVLAVSPKVTPEVQSIIDTLKFRIESVLRARKSRYILMNVPNEKIEEVGKILPVLRSLTVLPLAQEGWSSVHSVIDKDTFWEVIDKLKEVGAEGILVCPIEKMVL from the coding sequence ATGAGTACACTTAAAATTGCAATTCAGAAATCTGGACGTTTAAACGAAGAAAGCATCCAAATCCTAAAAGATTGCGGAATTTCCATAGATAATGGAAACGACCAATTAAAAGCCGATGCAACCAATTTTCCTCTGGAAGTTTTGTATTTAAGAAATTCGGATATTCCTCAATATTTAATTGATGGAGTGGTTGATATTGCCATTGTTGGTGATAATCTTTTGATAGAAAAAGGGAAACATATCAAGGTAATTCAAAAATTAGGTTTTTCAAAATGCAAAGTTTCTGTAGCTGTTCCAAAGACTTTTGAATACAACTCAATAAAAGATTTAGAAGGAATGCGCATCGCAACTTCTTATCCTAATACGGTTATTGAATATTTTTCATCATTTGGAATGAATGTAGATATTCACCAAATCTCGGGTTCAGTCGAAATTGCTCCCAATATTGGTCTTGCAGATGCTATTGTCGATATTGTATCAAGTGGAAGTACTTTATTCAAAAATAATTTAAAAGAAGTTGAGGTAATTTTGAAAAGTGAAGCTGTTTTGGCGGTTTCTCCAAAAGTTACTCCCGAAGTTCAATCTATAATCGATACTTTAAAATTTAGAATCGAATCGGTTTTAAGAGCAAGAAAATCAAGATACATTTTGATGAATGTTCCCAATGAAAAAATTGAAGAAGTTGGAAAAATTCTGCCTGTATTACGAAGTTTAACTGTATTGCCTTTGGCACAAGAAGGATGGAGCAGCGTACACTCGGTGATTGACAAAGACACTTTCTGGGAAGTTATTGACAAATTGAAAGAAGTTGGAGCCGAAGGGATTTTGGTTTGTCCAATCGAGAAAATGGTACTATAA
- the pckA gene encoding phosphoenolpyruvate carboxykinase (ATP), with protein MKNIKIIQELHNLGITGYHEVVYNPSYEELYQAEVSHKRKGYEKGALTDTGAVAVKTGVFTGRSPKDRYIVKDSVTRDTIYWDDKVNFPTTQAVYDDLKALVLKQLSTSPKLYVVDAFCGTNPDTRLKVRFVMEVAWQAHFVTNMFIRPSNYELENFGQPDFIVMNGSKIVNPNWREQGLNSENFVVFNLTERIQLIGGTWYGGEMKKGMFSMMNYYLPLKGMASMHCSANVGEKGDVAVFFGLSGTGKTTLSADPKRYLIGDDEHGWDDHGVFNYEGGCYAKVIDLSEENEPDIWRAIKRDALLENVIVDEYGEIDYYDHSITENSRVSYPIYHINKIVLPSKAGHASKIIYLSADAFGVLPPVSILDDDQAQYHFLCGYTSKLAGTERGITEPVPSFSPAFGEAFLTLHPTMYSKTLIGKMKEHGAKAYLVNTGWNGTGKRISLKNTRAIIDAIISGEIDLAETKTIPFLNLTIPTALPQVSPGILDPRDTYKNDDEWERKAKDLSARYIQNFEQYTDTEEGKRLVAAGPSLEAVLN; from the coding sequence ATGAAAAACATCAAAATTATTCAGGAATTGCACAATTTAGGAATCACTGGTTATCATGAAGTTGTATACAACCCTTCTTACGAAGAATTATACCAGGCAGAGGTTTCCCATAAAAGAAAAGGATACGAAAAAGGAGCTTTGACCGATACAGGTGCAGTAGCAGTAAAAACGGGAGTTTTTACAGGACGCTCCCCAAAAGACCGATACATTGTAAAAGATTCTGTTACCAGGGACACTATTTACTGGGATGATAAAGTAAACTTTCCAACAACGCAGGCCGTTTATGATGATTTGAAAGCTTTGGTCTTAAAACAACTTTCAACATCGCCAAAATTGTACGTAGTCGATGCTTTCTGTGGTACAAATCCCGACACAAGACTTAAAGTTCGTTTTGTAATGGAAGTAGCTTGGCAGGCACATTTTGTAACCAATATGTTCATCAGACCTTCAAACTACGAGCTGGAAAACTTTGGACAACCTGATTTCATTGTAATGAACGGTTCCAAAATAGTAAACCCGAATTGGAGAGAACAAGGATTGAACTCCGAAAATTTCGTCGTTTTCAACCTAACGGAAAGAATCCAGCTTATTGGCGGAACTTGGTATGGTGGCGAAATGAAAAAAGGAATGTTTTCCATGATGAATTACTACCTGCCTCTAAAAGGAATGGCATCTATGCACTGTTCTGCCAACGTGGGCGAAAAAGGAGATGTTGCCGTTTTCTTTGGGCTTTCGGGAACTGGAAAAACCACTCTTTCTGCCGATCCAAAAAGATACCTTATCGGGGATGATGAACACGGATGGGACGACCACGGAGTATTTAACTACGAAGGTGGCTGTTATGCAAAAGTTATTGATCTTTCCGAAGAAAACGAACCAGACATTTGGAGAGCTATCAAAAGAGATGCTTTGCTGGAAAATGTAATCGTAGACGAATACGGAGAAATCGATTATTATGACCACTCAATTACTGAAAATTCAAGAGTTTCTTACCCAATTTATCATATTAACAAAATTGTATTACCTTCTAAAGCTGGACACGCCAGCAAAATTATCTATCTTTCTGCTGATGCCTTTGGAGTATTGCCTCCGGTATCTATCTTAGACGATGATCAGGCTCAGTATCACTTTTTATGCGGATACACCTCAAAACTGGCAGGAACCGAAAGAGGAATTACAGAGCCCGTACCTTCTTTCTCACCGGCATTTGGGGAAGCATTCTTAACATTGCATCCAACCATGTATTCTAAAACATTGATTGGAAAAATGAAAGAACACGGAGCTAAAGCTTATTTGGTAAACACAGGTTGGAACGGAACCGGAAAAAGAATTTCACTAAAAAACACAAGAGCCATCATTGACGCCATCATCAGCGGTGAAATCGATTTGGCTGAAACAAAAACAATTCCATTCTTGAATTTGACAATCCCAACGGCATTACCACAAGTAAGTCCAGGAATTTTGGATCCAAGAGATACTTATAAAAATGACGACGAATGGGAACGTAAAGCAAAAGATTTGTCTGCACGTTACATTCAGAATTTTGAACAATATACAGATACAGAAGAAGGAAAACGTTTGGTTGCTGCCGGCCCCTCACTTGAAGCTGTATTAAATTAG
- a CDS encoding putative transporter — translation MFEWFRILFTPTDTPEMNQSLLVLFLAISVGFFAGKIKIGNVSLGVSAVMFVGLYLGHLGFSMDAELIQFVREFGLILFVYGIGIQVGPSFFSSFKREGLIFNALGVGTVLLGGIIAYLIHLIANVKIENAVGLMSGSVTNTPGLGAAKSTLIEIQKQLKLPSDYFSDPTIAYAITYPIGVFGIILIIILAKNFLKIDLPKEVTLLQEKNKDSENKIVRQKCRVTNSEVVGKTIRQLFKEYHIEGVIVSRQKQSGTKVVFSPSLDSILKDRDVLMVVAKQKNSTKFVEIIGKISTDLFIESEDDITTKIISVTKKTATHKTLAQLDLYNQFGLKVTRVVRSGLEILAQPTLELFYGDTLLVVGNKEAISEAEKIIGNSKKILLEPDFLSLFGGLIFGVIIGSIPIMIPSLPVPLKLGLAAGPLMAAIFISRYGGVGVIHSYINNGAIHFMKDFGICLFFAAVGIKAGHGFYDNFVANDGWMWIYYGCYITFIPLALLVIISRFVFKLNFYQMVGIMSGSYTDPAALAFSTKYLDSDIPNQSYATVYPLVTISRILVAQLLILLFAS, via the coding sequence ATGTTTGAATGGTTTAGAATATTGTTTACACCGACTGATACACCAGAAATGAATCAGTCTTTGCTTGTATTGTTTTTAGCTATTAGTGTTGGTTTTTTTGCAGGAAAAATCAAAATCGGCAATGTTTCATTAGGAGTATCCGCAGTAATGTTTGTGGGATTGTATTTGGGTCATTTGGGTTTTAGTATGGATGCAGAATTAATCCAATTTGTACGGGAATTTGGTTTAATCCTGTTTGTTTATGGTATTGGAATCCAAGTTGGCCCCAGCTTTTTTTCCTCTTTCAAAAGAGAAGGGTTGATTTTTAATGCTTTGGGAGTCGGAACAGTTCTTCTTGGTGGAATTATTGCTTATTTAATTCATTTGATTGCTAATGTAAAAATTGAAAATGCTGTCGGTTTAATGTCGGGATCGGTTACAAACACACCTGGTTTGGGCGCTGCAAAATCTACTTTGATTGAAATTCAAAAGCAATTAAAACTCCCTTCGGATTACTTTTCTGACCCAACCATTGCTTATGCGATTACTTATCCTATTGGAGTTTTTGGAATCATACTCATTATAATTTTGGCCAAAAACTTTTTGAAAATTGATTTACCCAAAGAAGTAACCTTGCTTCAGGAAAAAAATAAAGATTCTGAAAATAAGATTGTCCGACAAAAATGCAGGGTTACAAACAGCGAAGTAGTTGGAAAAACAATCCGCCAGCTATTTAAAGAATATCATATTGAGGGTGTGATTGTTTCAAGACAAAAACAAAGCGGAACCAAAGTGGTCTTTTCACCTTCATTAGATTCAATTTTAAAAGATAGGGATGTTTTGATGGTGGTTGCCAAGCAAAAAAATAGCACCAAGTTTGTTGAAATTATTGGAAAAATTTCAACTGATTTGTTTATCGAATCGGAAGACGATATTACAACCAAAATTATTAGTGTAACCAAGAAAACAGCCACACATAAAACATTGGCACAATTGGACTTATATAATCAATTTGGGTTGAAAGTGACTCGTGTTGTTCGCTCCGGTTTAGAAATTTTGGCACAGCCAACATTGGAACTTTTTTATGGAGACACTTTACTGGTGGTAGGAAATAAAGAAGCCATCTCCGAAGCCGAAAAAATCATTGGTAATTCTAAGAAAATACTTTTGGAACCAGATTTTTTATCACTTTTCGGAGGATTGATTTTTGGGGTTATTATCGGTTCCATTCCCATAATGATTCCGTCTCTCCCGGTTCCTCTGAAATTAGGATTGGCTGCCGGACCGCTGATGGCTGCAATATTTATCAGCAGGTACGGTGGCGTCGGGGTTATTCATTCGTATATCAACAATGGGGCAATTCATTTTATGAAGGATTTCGGGATTTGTTTATTCTTTGCCGCAGTCGGAATAAAAGCGGGACATGGTTTCTACGATAATTTTGTGGCAAACGATGGTTGGATGTGGATTTATTATGGCTGTTACATAACTTTTATTCCGTTAGCCCTATTAGTAATTATCAGCCGTTTTGTCTTTAAACTTAATTTTTACCAAATGGTGGGAATTATGAGCGGTTCTTATACTGATCCAGCAGCATTGGCTTTTAGTACCAAATACCTAGATTCTGATATTCCTAATCAATCCTATGCAACGGTTTATCCTTTGGTGACCATTAGCAGAATATTGGTGGCACAGCTCCTTATTTTGCTTTTTGCGAGTTGA
- a CDS encoding alpha-ketoacid dehydrogenase subunit alpha/beta produces the protein MNFDKKKLSNDTLLDLYKKILKPRLVEEKMLILIRQGKVSKWFSGIGQEAISVGITAALDSDEYILPMHRNLGVFTGRNIPLYRLFSQWQGKANGFTKGRDRSFHFGTQQYKIIGMISHLGPQMGVADGIALANKLEKNGKVTAVFTGEGATSEGDFHEALNIAAVWDLPVFFIIENNGYGLSTPTNEQYRCKNLADKGIGYGIESHIVDGNNILEVFNLLTELKASMIENPRPILLEFKTFRMRGHEEASGTKYVPQELMDMWAEKDPVDNYRKFLYQNNILTKEYDDEIQFEIKKEIEESWTIVNAEVEIVPTYEGELNDVYKPFDFEYFPPNKETENIRFIDAISNGLKQSMERHEKLVIMGQDIAEYGGAFKITDGFVSQFGKERVRNTPICESVVISAAMGLSINGYKSIVEMQFADFVSTGFNPIVNLLAKSHYRWMEKADVVIRMPCGAGTQAGPFHSQTNEAWFTKTPGLKVVYPAFPLDAKGLLNASINDPNPVLFFEHKQLYRSLSQEVPVDYYTIPLGKAALLREGNDITIISFGAAVHWALETLDKNPEIKADVLDLRTLQPLDTEAIYSSVKKTGKVIIYQEDSMFGGVASDISALIMENCFKYLDAPVKRVASLDSPIPFTKALEDQYLPKGRFEKELKSLLEY, from the coding sequence ATGAATTTTGACAAAAAAAAATTATCAAACGATACTTTATTAGATTTATATAAAAAAATTCTGAAACCGAGATTAGTAGAAGAAAAAATGCTAATTCTTATTCGTCAGGGAAAAGTTTCTAAATGGTTTTCAGGAATAGGACAGGAGGCTATTTCGGTAGGAATCACAGCGGCATTGGATTCAGATGAATACATTCTGCCCATGCATCGCAACTTGGGCGTTTTTACAGGAAGAAACATTCCGTTGTACAGATTGTTTTCTCAATGGCAGGGCAAAGCCAATGGTTTTACCAAAGGGAGAGACCGGAGTTTTCACTTTGGAACACAACAATATAAAATCATTGGAATGATTTCGCATCTTGGCCCACAAATGGGTGTGGCCGATGGAATAGCATTGGCCAACAAATTAGAGAAAAACGGAAAAGTAACCGCCGTTTTCACAGGCGAAGGCGCAACAAGTGAAGGCGATTTTCACGAAGCACTAAATATTGCCGCCGTTTGGGATTTGCCTGTTTTTTTCATTATTGAAAATAACGGATACGGTTTATCGACACCAACCAATGAACAATACCGCTGTAAAAATCTCGCCGACAAAGGAATTGGTTACGGAATCGAAAGCCATATCGTAGACGGAAACAATATATTGGAAGTTTTTAATTTATTGACCGAATTAAAAGCATCAATGATTGAAAATCCACGACCTATTTTATTAGAATTTAAAACATTCCGAATGCGCGGGCATGAAGAGGCGAGTGGTACAAAATATGTTCCTCAGGAATTAATGGATATGTGGGCAGAAAAAGATCCTGTCGACAATTATAGAAAATTTTTATACCAAAATAATATTCTTACCAAAGAGTATGATGACGAAATTCAGTTTGAAATAAAAAAAGAAATTGAAGAAAGTTGGACTATTGTTAATGCCGAAGTCGAAATAGTTCCCACCTACGAAGGAGAATTAAATGACGTTTACAAACCTTTTGATTTTGAATACTTTCCTCCAAATAAAGAAACTGAGAATATCCGCTTTATAGACGCTATTTCCAACGGTTTGAAACAATCAATGGAACGCCACGAAAAGTTGGTTATTATGGGACAAGATATAGCTGAGTACGGTGGCGCTTTCAAAATCACAGATGGTTTTGTGAGTCAATTTGGCAAAGAACGTGTTCGGAACACGCCTATTTGCGAAAGCGTCGTAATTTCTGCCGCTATGGGTTTATCCATTAACGGTTACAAATCTATTGTCGAAATGCAATTTGCCGACTTTGTTTCTACCGGTTTCAATCCAATCGTTAATTTACTGGCTAAATCACATTACCGCTGGATGGAAAAAGCCGATGTTGTGATCCGAATGCCTTGTGGAGCCGGAACTCAAGCCGGACCTTTTCATTCCCAAACAAATGAAGCTTGGTTTACAAAAACTCCAGGCTTAAAAGTGGTTTATCCTGCTTTTCCGCTTGACGCAAAAGGTTTACTGAACGCTTCAATCAACGACCCAAACCCTGTGCTATTCTTCGAACACAAACAATTGTATCGAAGCCTGTCACAAGAAGTACCTGTCGATTATTACACCATTCCGTTGGGGAAAGCCGCTTTACTAAGAGAAGGAAATGATATTACGATTATTTCTTTTGGCGCAGCTGTACATTGGGCTTTGGAAACATTGGATAAAAACCCCGAAATAAAAGCTGATGTACTGGATTTAAGAACATTACAGCCTTTGGATACAGAAGCGATTTATTCTTCGGTTAAAAAAACCGGAAAAGTGATTATTTATCAGGAAGATTCTATGTTTGGCGGAGTTGCTAGCGATATTTCGGCATTGATTATGGAAAATTGTTTTAAATACCTCGATGCGCCTGTAAAACGTGTGGCAAGTCTTGATTCTCCAATTCCTTTTACAAAAGCACTCGAAGATCAATATTTGCCGAAAGGCCGATTCGAAAAAGAATTAAAATCACTATTGGAGTATTAA